From a single Tachypleus tridentatus isolate NWPU-2018 chromosome 6, ASM421037v1, whole genome shotgun sequence genomic region:
- the LOC143254496 gene encoding globin D, coelomic-like has translation MGCKLTKAVSLKKKGSSFPQQHNGPVSSETAYPMERPELTSNQIALLTNTWNLLVENISRVGVIAFMNLFETHPDVQEVFLPFKGLSQNELRYSKELRAHALRVMGFVQKIMARLNEEKKMDQLLTDLGRKHIYYGAKPEYIDWIGPQFVNAIRPSLEAHWTTEIEGAWCQLFRYVAWVMKTAMMEQHSESDQLPLQNLHTQTQL, from the exons ATGGGGTGTAAACTGACCAAAGCTGTATCTTTGAAGAAGAAAGGAAGCAGCTTCCCACAGCAACATAATGGACCTGTGTCCAGTGAAACTGCATATCCAATGGAACGGCCTGAACTGACAAGTAACCAGATAGCTCTTCTGACCAACACGTGGAATCTTCTGGTTGAAAATATTTCCCGTGTAGGAGTTATTGCCTTTATGAA CTTATTTGAAACTCATCCAGATGTCCAAGAAGTTTTCTTACCCTTCAAGGGGCTGTCTCAAAATGAGCTCCGTTACAGCAAGGAATTGAGAGCGCATGCGCTTCGAGTGATGGggtttgttcaaaaaataatggCACGCTTGAACGAGGAAAAAAAGATGGACCAGTTACTCACAGACCTTGGAAGAAAACACATCTATTATGGAGCAAAACCTGAGTATATTGAT TGGATAGGTCCTCAGTTCGTTAACGCCATCAGACCGTCGTTAGAAGCTCATTGGACAACAGAGATAGAAGGAGCTTGGTGTCAACTTTTCCGATACGTGGCGTGGGTAATGAAAACCGCCATGATGGAACAACATTCCGAATCTGATCAGTTGCCTCTCCAAAATcttcacacacaaacacaactgtAA